The Acidobacteriota bacterium nucleotide sequence GATGTCGATGACGTGATCGGCCTGTTCCATCATTTCGCGGTCGTGCTCGACCACCACGATGGTGTTGCCCAGATCGCGCAAGCGCTTGAGGATCTGGATGAGGCGGTTCTCGTCGCGGGGATGAAGGCCGATGGAGGGTTCGTCGAGGACGTAGAGCGTCCCTACCAATGAAGAGCTGAGCGAGGCCGAAAGCTGAATGCGCTGCATCTCTCCCCCGCTCAGGGTCGAGGTGAGCCGGTCCAGGGTCAGATAGTCGAGTCCGACCTGGACCAGGAACCCCAGCCGCTGACGGATCTCGCGCAGCAGCTTGTCGGCGACTTTCTGCTCGGCGTCGCTGATCTCCAACTCATTGAAAAAGCGGCTCGATTCAGAAATAGGCCAAGTGGTGACCTCGGTAATGCGGCGACCGCCCACCAGCACGTCGAGAGCCTCGGGACGCAGCCGCTCCCCCCCGCAGTCGGGACAGCTCGAATAGCCCCGGTAGCGGCTGATGAAGATGCGCACATGCATCTTGTACTTCTTGCGCTCCAGGTACTTGAAGAATCCCTTGACGCCGGCGAAGGCTCCGTCCCCCTCCCAAATGGCCTTGCGGATCTCGGGATCGAGATCGCGGTAGGGAACGTCGAAACGAACTCCCTTGCGCGTGGCCCAATCTTCAAAGCGCTTCTGGAAACGCTTGTAGCGGGGCTTGGTGAAGGGGTCGATGGGCTGCTCGTCGATGGTCTTGCGGGGATCGGGGATGACCAGATCCGGATCGATGGTCATGGTGTTGCCGAATCCCTGGCAAGTGGGACAGGCTCCGTAGGGATTGTTGAAGGAAAAAAGCCGCGGCTCAGGATCCAGATAGTCGATCTGGCAGTACTGGCATTCAAGCCGTTCGCTGAAGCGCAGCTTGCGGATGCCGTCGTCTTCCAGAACCCAGACTTCCAGCACCCCGTTGCCCTCGGTGAGGCAGGTTTCCACCGAATCGGTGATGCGGTCTTCCTGGTCAGGATGCACCGCGATGCGGTCGACCAGCACCGACAGCCCGGCCAGTTCCTCCAGCGACTGGGGACGATAGGAAGGCAACTGCAGGGTTGGGGGCCGGCCTTCCTCGCCTTCCCTTGTAAAGCGTTGGAAGCCCTGCTTCATACAGCTTTCCAGTTGCTGTGCGAGTTCGACCTCCTGTCCCTCCCGCCCCAGGTCGAGCAGACTGTCGCGGAAGGGGAAAGTGAGATAGAGGCGGGTGCCTTCAGGCAATTCCAGGATGCGGTTGACGGCGTCCTCGGCGCTGTCGCGCCGGACGTCGCGTCCGCATCGGCGGCAGCGGATGGAACCCATGCGGGCGTAGAGCAGCCGCAGGTAGTCGTAGATCTCGGTGACCGTTCCCACCGTTGAACGGGGATTGCGGGAGGAATTGCGCTGGCGTATGGCGATGGCCGGCCGCAATCCTTCGATCTCGCGCACCAGGGGCTTGTCGAGGCGCTCCAGGAATTGCCGGGCATAGGCCGACAGAGATTCCACGTAGCGCCGCTGGCCCTCGGCGTAAAGAGTGTCGAAAACCAGCGAAGACTTGCCCGATCCGCTCACCCCGGTGACCACGGTCAGGCTGCCCGAGGGGATCTCGACGTCGATGTCCTTGAGGTTGTTTTGGCGCGCCCCCCAGATCCGCAAGGGGGCCTCGGAGTCGTTTCGGCTACCCATCGTGAAACCGTCAGTGTACCACTAACCGCCAATATTCGGCAGGCACCGCTGGACCGCTCATGAAAGCGTTTCCAAGCCTTTCCCAAACCAAAAAAAGAGCGAAAAAGACTTGTGTGACGCCAATTACTTGACACTCGCCCCTCGGCTTCCTATACTGACCCGGTTTTTGGGGCAGCAAGGGATTTCTTGCTGATTTCGACACGATTGCAGGGGAGTAGTTGATGAATCAAGGGGGCTGGACTGTCATCTTCGCCCGTTCAGGCGAAGGGACGGCCCGTAAGTTTTACGTGTCGCGAGCCCTGCTGGCGGCCGTCTGCATGACCGTTTTGGTCGCCTTCCTCTCTTCCGGCCTGGTTTTCTTCCACTACTTCGAATTTTGGGGCGATTCTCTTGCTCAGGAGCGTTTGTTGGCCGAGCGGGATGAGCTTCGCCGGGAAAGCCAGACCTTTCGCGTCACCGCCCGTCAGTTGAATGATCAGATGAGGCTGGTCGAAACTACGGCCCGCAAGCTGCAGATGATGTCGGGTATGGCGGAGGAAGGCAACGAAGTCCCGGGCGTGGGCGGACCCGCACCCGACGCCGTCCGGCTCCACTTGGAGGCCCCCGAAGACCTGCGCCGCCATTTCGAGCTGCTGGAAACCAAGCATGCCGACCTGATGGGCGATCTCAGCCAATTGCAGGACCACTACACCCTGCGCCGCATACTGCTCGACTCCATCCCCTCCATCATGCCGGTGCGCCAGGGAATCATGGGCGACCCGATGGGCTACCGCCAGGACCCCTTCACGGGCACCCGCGCCTGGCATCCCGGACTGGATGTGCGGGCTCCTAAAGGCTCGCGCGTCATCGCCACCGCCGACGGCGAAGTCACCTACGCGGGATGGCGCAGCGGTTTCGGCAAACTGGTGGTCATCAAACACCGCTTCGGATTCGAGAGCTACTACGGGCACCTGTCCAAGATCATGGTGGAAAAGGGCGACAGCGTCCGGCGTACCGACGTGCTGGGCTACGTGGGATCGACGGGACGCGCCACCGGCAACCATGTTCATTTCGAAGTCCGATTCCGCGGAGACTCCCTCGATCCTCAGCGCCTTATCCGCGACGAACCTCTCTAGCGCCGGCCAACCCGGCCTCACCTCTTGGGACGCTCCAGACCGCTTGAATCGGCCTGCGCTCATGAGCTAATGTGGGCATGTACAAAAGTTCGTTAGGAGGCATGAGTACAATGGCAGTCACATTGCAGACGGGAACGGAAAAACTGATCAAGGCCCTGGACCACGCCGTACGGTCCGGCAAGGGCGACGTTCAGGCCATCACCGACGGCGTCAAGAACGCCCTCACCGACCTGATCTCCAGCCGCAGGATCGACCTTCCCCAAGAACTGCGCCAGCCGCGGGCCGAAGGCTATGCCCGCCGTCAGGTCTACCAGAGTCCCGACCTGGGGTACGAGGTGATTGCCATGATTTGGGGACCCGGACAAGGCACCCCGCTGCACGATCACGCCGGCATCTGGTGTGTAGAAGGGGTCTACTCGGGCGAGATCCGCGTCTGCCAGTACGAATTAATGGAGCGCCGGGACGACCTTTACCGATTTCGTCCCTGTGAGAGCGTGCAAGCCCACCTGGGCGAGTCGGGAAGCCTGATACCGCCTTTCGAGTACCACACCATCCACAACAATCTCCAAGACGAGGCCTCCATCACCATCCACGTCTACGGCGCGCCCATGGAACATTGCAGCATCTTCGAGCCCACCGAGCAGGACGGCTGGTACAGCAAGAAATCGAAGACGCTTTCCTACGACTAGGGCCACTAGGTGGCCAACAAGCTCACACACCGATCAAGTTTCAGCGACCGCGCTGGAGGCCTGATTGCTCTCGGCGGTATGAGGCTGCTCACTATATTCCGCTTGGGATTTGGACCTTGGTATTTGGGCCCTGGAACTTGGGGCCGTCAGGCCCCCGAGGTGCCCTTCTTCCGGAACTGCTCGCGTTCTTGACGCCGCTTGTGGCGGGCTTCGATTTGGGCCTTGAAAAGAAAGCCCACGATGCGGTCTTGTTCCTCCTGGTCGATATCGACGAATTCCAGTCCCCCCACCAGCATGTTTTCCTCTTCGACCTCGACTTCCTGGCACCAGACCACGCGAGCCGTGACTTCAATGGGCCGGGCCTCGGGGAGAAGCAAGGTGAGGCGCAGCTCATCGCGGGGGACAAGCTCAAGGTCGGTTTCAAAGCGCAATCCGCCCCCGCTCAGGTCCTGGGTCTGGTAATGGAAGGTGCGGCTGCCGGGGACATCGGCTCCCTGCGCCTTCATGACCGAGAAACTGAAGGGGACAGCGAGCTTGAGTCTGAAAAACTCGCGCTTGTTAATCACCATTTCATCATAGCATCGGCCGATGAAAAAAGGGGAAACCCGTTTCCAGACAAGAGTTTAGGGGCGCAGCAAGACCTTGAGGACGCCCGCCTGAGCTGCTTTGCGCAAGGCCTCTTGCGCCTCTTCCAGGGGAAACACCTCATCGATCAGATCGCGCGGATCGATCCGTCCCGATTCAAGCAGCCGCAGCGCCGCTGCAAAGGGGCCGCAGCGGGAACCCAGCAGTTGAATCTCGTCGACCACGATGCGGGAGAAGTCGATGGCGGCAGCAGGCCCGGCGCCCGCTCCGCCCGAGACCTGAGCATAGGTGCTCTTGAGGATGACGCGTCCTCTGGGCTTGACGGCATGCAGAGCCGCGGCCAGCCCCTCCGGCGAGCCGGTGGCCTCGACCGCCACCTCATAGGAGCGGCCGGGGACGGCTTCGGGAGCCAGCGGCTGAATGCCATGTCGGGACAGCAACAGGGCTTGAGAGGCGTGCTTGGCCGAAACCTGCAGGCGGCAACCGCTATCGAGGAGCACGCGGGCGATCAACTGTCCCAGGCGTCCGGCACCCACCACCAGCACGCTTTCGTGGGCAGAAATGCAGCCTGTCTCCTGCACCTGAAGAGCCGCGGCCAGAGGCTCGCAGAAGACGGCCGCCTCGTCTGAGAGCCTGTCGTCCACCGGATGCAGGTTGCAGGCCGGCAGGCGAAGCCGCTCGGCAAAGGCGCCGCCTCGTCCGCGGATGCCTGTCACCGTGCGCGAGGGGCAGTGGCGGGCGCAGTCCGGCGATGGCTGGGGACAGTCCTGGCAGGGCACGTTGATCTCTCCCACCACCCGGCGCCGCTTCCAGGACAGGCCGGAGGCAGGCCGCGGCAACTCCGCCACTTCTCCTTGGTCCTCCAATTGGGCCACGAACTCATGCCCAAGTATGCCCTCGAAGCCGGCGTAGCCTCGGACCAACTGCAAGTCGGTTCCGCAGACTCCCGCCAGCAGCACCTTCATCGCCAACCCCTCCCGGAAGGGCGGTTCGGGGGCGTCGGGGCGGAACGCCGCCTTTCCTTGACTCAGCCAAACCGCTTTCATGAAGCTCCTTCTACCCTTCGATGCCGCAGCATAGCATCCCCCCGCTCTCCGTCTCCAGGCTCATCAAACGGCGGCCTCGGGTTAAGATAAAGGACATGCTGATCGGACTGACGGGACGCAACGGAGCGGGCAAAGGCGAGGTCGCGGCCTTCTTCAAGAAGAAGGGCTTTCGCTTTTACTCCCTCTCCGACGTCATCCGCGACGAGATCCGCAAACGCGGGGAGGCCGTCACCCGCGGGCAATTGGTGGAGACCGGCAACCGCCTGCGCGCCGAGTTCGGCCACGACGTCCTGGCCCGCCGCGTGCGCGACAGGCTGGACGGCACCGACAATTGCGTCATCGACTCCATCCGCCTTCCCGAAGAGGTGGAGGCCTTGCGAACTCTGCCCGGATTCCTCATGCTTTCCGTCGAAGCCGAACCCGAGATCCGCTACCAGCGGGTCTTGCAGCGGGGACGCGAAAGCGACCCCCAGACTCTG carries:
- the uvrA gene encoding excinuclease ABC subunit UvrA translates to MGSRNDSEAPLRIWGARQNNLKDIDVEIPSGSLTVVTGVSGSGKSSLVFDTLYAEGQRRYVESLSAYARQFLERLDKPLVREIEGLRPAIAIRQRNSSRNPRSTVGTVTEIYDYLRLLYARMGSIRCRRCGRDVRRDSAEDAVNRILELPEGTRLYLTFPFRDSLLDLGREGQEVELAQQLESCMKQGFQRFTREGEEGRPPTLQLPSYRPQSLEELAGLSVLVDRIAVHPDQEDRITDSVETCLTEGNGVLEVWVLEDDGIRKLRFSERLECQYCQIDYLDPEPRLFSFNNPYGACPTCQGFGNTMTIDPDLVIPDPRKTIDEQPIDPFTKPRYKRFQKRFEDWATRKGVRFDVPYRDLDPEIRKAIWEGDGAFAGVKGFFKYLERKKYKMHVRIFISRYRGYSSCPDCGGERLRPEALDVLVGGRRITEVTTWPISESSRFFNELEISDAEQKVADKLLREIRQRLGFLVQVGLDYLTLDRLTSTLSGGEMQRIQLSASLSSSLVGTLYVLDEPSIGLHPRDENRLIQILKRLRDLGNTIVVVEHDREMMEQADHVIDIGPGAGEHGGELVHQGDFESLLENGDSPTGNYLAGRQQIPTPTFRRSCEDRWMTLFGARQHNLKDITVRLPLGVMTCVTGVSGSGKSTLVQDVLYPALKKLKGEWKGSVGAYQDIDNEDLISEAVLVDQTPIGRTPRSNPATYTKAFDDIRKLFANTRESRSRGLTPGNFSFNIPGGRCETCQGSGTITVEMQFLADVELLCEECRGKRYQKKVLDVTYKGKNIADVLDMTVSQALRFFKQLAPLVRKLRVLEEVGLGYLRLGQSATTLSGGEAQRLKLASYLSAKTSRHPLFIFDEPTTGLHFDDISKLLRSFDRLLTKGATVLVIEHNLDVIRSADWIIDLGPEGGAEGGRIVAQGTPEDVAQAEDSHTARFLRKILSPQPAT
- a CDS encoding M23 family metallopeptidase; translated protein: MNQGGWTVIFARSGEGTARKFYVSRALLAAVCMTVLVAFLSSGLVFFHYFEFWGDSLAQERLLAERDELRRESQTFRVTARQLNDQMRLVETTARKLQMMSGMAEEGNEVPGVGGPAPDAVRLHLEAPEDLRRHFELLETKHADLMGDLSQLQDHYTLRRILLDSIPSIMPVRQGIMGDPMGYRQDPFTGTRAWHPGLDVRAPKGSRVIATADGEVTYAGWRSGFGKLVVIKHRFGFESYYGHLSKIMVEKGDSVRRTDVLGYVGSTGRATGNHVHFEVRFRGDSLDPQRLIRDEPL
- a CDS encoding cysteine dioxygenase family protein, whose translation is MSTMAVTLQTGTEKLIKALDHAVRSGKGDVQAITDGVKNALTDLISSRRIDLPQELRQPRAEGYARRQVYQSPDLGYEVIAMIWGPGQGTPLHDHAGIWCVEGVYSGEIRVCQYELMERRDDLYRFRPCESVQAHLGESGSLIPPFEYHTIHNNLQDEASITIHVYGAPMEHCSIFEPTEQDGWYSKKSKTLSYD
- a CDS encoding PilZ domain-containing protein; translated protein: MVINKREFFRLKLAVPFSFSVMKAQGADVPGSRTFHYQTQDLSGGGLRFETDLELVPRDELRLTLLLPEARPIEVTARVVWCQEVEVEEENMLVGGLEFVDIDQEEQDRIVGFLFKAQIEARHKRRQEREQFRKKGTSGA
- a CDS encoding alcohol dehydrogenase catalytic domain-containing protein translates to MKAVWLSQGKAAFRPDAPEPPFREGLAMKVLLAGVCGTDLQLVRGYAGFEGILGHEFVAQLEDQGEVAELPRPASGLSWKRRRVVGEINVPCQDCPQPSPDCARHCPSRTVTGIRGRGGAFAERLRLPACNLHPVDDRLSDEAAVFCEPLAAALQVQETGCISAHESVLVVGAGRLGQLIARVLLDSGCRLQVSAKHASQALLLSRHGIQPLAPEAVPGRSYEVAVEATGSPEGLAAALHAVKPRGRVILKSTYAQVSGGAGAGPAAAIDFSRIVVDEIQLLGSRCGPFAAALRLLESGRIDPRDLIDEVFPLEEAQEALRKAAQAGVLKVLLRP
- a CDS encoding AAA family ATPase — protein: MLIGLTGRNGAGKGEVAAFFKKKGFRFYSLSDVIRDEIRKRGEAVTRGQLVETGNRLRAEFGHDVLARRVRDRLDGTDNCVIDSIRLPEEVEALRTLPGFLMLSVEAEPEIRYQRVLQRGRESDPQTLEEFLELEGLELAKPGSGRQQLAETAKKADHRVPNNGTIEELHRRLELFLGQREAHQR